A single region of the Marinilabiliales bacterium genome encodes:
- a CDS encoding DUF2520 domain-containing protein, producing the protein MIGAGNVAAFLASSLHAAGHCIEMVYSRTAGNAEKLGKLLNSRYTCNTDDIRAAQGIQIAAIPDEALIKFSEKGLFGKGMILHTAGSIPMSILSGCSSEYGVLYPLQTLTAGRNLREYGVPFCIEAGDEASLERIRDLASSVSDTVYELDSESRMMLHLAAVFASNFTNHMYVLAGKIAARAGVPFEILHPLVMETAKKASESSPAMVQTGPAARNDMIIIKKHLDLLSFSPELKHLYRLISDSIIEAKAENSDSSSD; encoded by the coding sequence ATGATAGGTGCCGGGAATGTTGCGGCCTTCCTGGCATCATCCCTGCATGCTGCAGGCCATTGCATAGAGATGGTATACAGCCGTACTGCAGGTAATGCCGAAAAACTGGGAAAGCTTCTTAACAGCCGCTACACCTGCAATACAGATGATATCCGGGCAGCACAAGGCATACAGATAGCTGCAATACCGGATGAAGCATTAATTAAGTTCTCAGAAAAAGGACTTTTTGGAAAGGGGATGATTTTACATACTGCAGGCAGTATACCAATGAGTATTCTTTCCGGTTGTTCGTCCGAATATGGGGTGTTGTATCCGTTGCAGACTTTAACGGCCGGGAGGAATCTGCGGGAGTACGGTGTGCCCTTTTGCATTGAGGCCGGCGATGAGGCCAGTCTTGAACGGATACGTGATCTTGCCTCTTCTGTAAGCGACACTGTTTACGAGCTGGATTCTGAAAGCAGGATGATGTTGCATCTGGCCGCGGTTTTTGCCAGCAACTTCACAAATCATATGTATGTCCTGGCCGGGAAGATTGCTGCAAGGGCTGGTGTCCCCTTTGAAATACTTCATCCCCTGGTAATGGAAACCGCAAAGAAAGCCTCGGAAAGTTCTCCGGCGATGGTGCAGACAGGTCCCGCCGCAAGAAATGATATGATAATTATTAAAAAGCATCTGGATTTGCTATCTTTCTCACCGGAATTAAAGCATCTCTACCGTCTTATCTCTGATAGTATCATTGAAGCGAAGGCAGAAAACTCTGACAGTAGTTCGGATTGA
- the maf gene encoding septum formation protein Maf: protein MSLPLLREKFQNTRIVLASGSPRRQSLLRELGIDFEVAGNQGADETWPRYLDKSEIPLFLAGKKADAYKGIAGDDVLLITADTIVWCRKRVMDKPAGRDDAIAILKELSGRRHQVITGVCLRNSHKSVSFTSATSVWFRDLTDDEINWYVDNCDPYDKAGAYGIQEWIGLVAIKSIRGSYFNVMGLPVDMLYSELMKF from the coding sequence ATGTCACTACCTTTGCTCAGGGAAAAGTTCCAAAACACAAGGATTGTCCTTGCATCGGGGTCACCACGGAGGCAGTCCCTGCTCAGGGAGCTCGGGATTGATTTTGAGGTTGCAGGTAATCAGGGCGCTGATGAAACCTGGCCACGGTATCTTGATAAAAGTGAGATACCCCTGTTCCTTGCTGGTAAGAAGGCAGATGCATACAAGGGGATTGCCGGTGATGATGTCCTGCTGATAACTGCCGATACCATTGTCTGGTGCAGGAAGAGGGTAATGGACAAACCGGCCGGACGGGATGATGCCATAGCAATACTTAAAGAGCTGTCCGGTCGCAGGCACCAGGTGATCACCGGTGTCTGCCTCAGGAACAGCCATAAATCTGTTTCATTCACCTCGGCCACATCGGTATGGTTCCGTGATCTGACTGACGATGAGATTAACTGGTATGTAGATAATTGTGACCCCTATGATAAGGCCGGAGCCTATGGTATCCAGGAGTGGATAGGTTTAGTGGCAATTAAATCGATCAGGGGCTCCTACTTCAATGTAATGGGACTTCCGGTTGACATGCTTTACAGTGAGCTGATGAAGTTCTGA
- a CDS encoding prenyltransferase, with product MEAYLRLIRYKNLLIVAATQYLMRFAIVEPLLAVNGFELQLDGFHFFLLVLATIMITAAGYVINDYFDTRTDMLNRPGTVVIGRYIGRRTAIILHWVLNFAGVAAGFYLAFHIGIPLLGFFFIMVAGLLWFYSTTYNRRFLVGNIIIASLTAMVPVMVVIFEIPMLSREYTEIPGFYHPGFSHIFAWVASFGYFAFMTTMIRELVKDIEDFEGDTEQGRRSVPIVLGKGNTRIIIGALILLVIASLAFLYYVYLRIGFSGNIDYLSLIWFLLFLFLPLMLLLYRVIRAKTREDYTFANHLSKIIMLMGLLYSLLVRYIVLKGF from the coding sequence ATGGAAGCATACCTTCGGTTGATCAGGTACAAGAACCTGCTTATTGTTGCGGCAACCCAGTATCTTATGAGGTTTGCCATAGTAGAGCCTTTGCTTGCTGTCAACGGGTTTGAGCTTCAGCTTGACGGGTTTCATTTCTTTTTGCTGGTTCTTGCCACCATTATGATAACAGCTGCCGGATATGTAATAAATGATTATTTCGATACCCGTACAGATATGCTTAATCGTCCCGGTACGGTAGTAATTGGGCGTTATATAGGAAGAAGAACGGCCATCATTCTCCACTGGGTCCTTAACTTTGCAGGTGTCGCAGCAGGTTTTTACCTCGCATTCCATATAGGGATACCACTTTTGGGATTTTTCTTTATTATGGTTGCGGGACTACTGTGGTTCTATTCAACAACTTATAACCGCCGGTTTCTGGTTGGCAATATAATAATAGCATCGCTTACAGCCATGGTGCCGGTCATGGTAGTGATCTTCGAAATACCAATGCTTAGCAGGGAGTACACCGAGATTCCCGGCTTCTACCACCCCGGGTTCAGTCATATTTTCGCATGGGTCGCTTCGTTTGGCTACTTTGCTTTCATGACAACCATGATAAGGGAACTGGTGAAGGACATTGAAGATTTTGAAGGTGATACTGAACAGGGGAGAAGGTCCGTTCCAATTGTACTCGGTAAAGGTAATACCAGGATCATCATTGGTGCACTGATCCTACTTGTCATTGCCTCGCTTGCTTTTCTCTATTATGTTTACCTCAGGATTGGTTTTTCCGGAAATATAGATTACCTGAGCCTGATCTGGTTTTTGCTTTTTCTCTTCCTGCCGCTTATGCTGCTTCTTTACAGGGTGATCAGGGCAAAAACAAGAGAGGATTACACTTTCGCAAACCACCTGTCAAAGATCATAATGCTTATGGGCCTGCTCTATTCACTGCTTGTCAGGTACATTGTGTTAAAAGGTTTTTAG